A genomic window from Candidatus Methylacidiphilum fumarolicum includes:
- a CDS encoding P-loop NTPase family protein, with protein sequence MIKHRLTLPLQSKGNVGKSTQASLQIFWMNARNVAWQAYDLDNDNQTLSRAIPESRLVTLSEEPEADFLKIFRSIPEKSVTVLDPQAHFYRVLLHSFDFAHFLDWSKESGIRTTVFLFPVDDLSVMDELAEIVEKFGDNVDYLVIKNRAKAPKTRMFDGSQLEKELATLGAATLELPALLSDTRNYLSLLEIELQRPLNLLEIISDKKIKMDLFHRVILEDWIKKIFEQYDRLASYLLPDEEARRVMENWKKPSLENKEFTQKSRGSKVNLSNLQ encoded by the coding sequence ATGATTAAGCATCGTTTGACTCTACCTTTGCAGAGCAAAGGCAATGTTGGGAAATCCACGCAGGCATCCTTACAGATTTTCTGGATGAATGCAAGAAATGTAGCCTGGCAGGCTTATGATCTAGATAATGATAATCAAACCCTATCGCGAGCCATACCCGAATCAAGATTAGTAACGTTATCTGAGGAGCCTGAAGCAGACTTTTTAAAAATATTTCGATCGATCCCTGAAAAATCCGTGACGGTCCTAGATCCCCAAGCTCATTTTTATAGAGTGTTGTTGCATTCGTTCGATTTTGCCCATTTTTTAGATTGGAGTAAGGAATCGGGGATTCGGACGACGGTCTTTCTCTTTCCCGTTGATGACTTGAGTGTCATGGACGAACTGGCAGAGATTGTCGAAAAGTTTGGGGATAATGTCGATTACCTGGTGATAAAAAATAGGGCTAAAGCACCAAAAACGCGGATGTTTGATGGCAGTCAGCTAGAAAAAGAACTGGCGACATTAGGTGCAGCTACCTTGGAATTACCTGCCCTCCTCTCTGATACCCGCAATTATCTGTCTCTGCTTGAAATCGAATTACAAAGACCCTTAAATCTTTTAGAGATTATATCGGATAAAAAAATCAAGATGGATCTTTTCCATCGGGTGATACTGGAAGATTGGATAAAAAAGATCTTCGAACAGTACGATCGGCTAGCTTCCTATTTGCTGCCTGATGAAGAGGCAAGGCGAGTGATGGAAAACTGGAAGAAACCTTCCTTGGAAAACAAAGAATTTACACAAAAATCCAGGGGTTCTAAGGTTAATTTATCGAATCTTCAATGA
- the speA gene encoding biosynthetic arginine decarboxylase, whose amino-acid sequence MQAKNAWEISQALNTYQIPRWGAGYFSINKEGNICVRPVQDAGPELDLYKVVQQAFTRKLNFPLLLRFQDLLRHRVLNLNQAFNEAIEEAGYKGKYRAVFPIKVNQLREVIEEIIDAGLPFHHGLEAGSKAELFAALAMLKDPEALLICNGFKDKLFVDAIFMGRKLGKKVVQVLEKMEELDLVIDAMGRFKVDPIIGVRLQLASKGRGHWAYSSGEEAKFGITTAELLQVIQRLKENGLSNCLQLIHFHIGSQIPDILTIKRAVREAARYYARLYQLGFPIQYIDVGGGLGVDYDGSRSTESSINYSLQEYARDVVYNIAEICNEERVPHPTVVSESGRAVVAHHSVLIVDVLGSIQKVKPPSQQSISIKSKHKLVQDLLEIKALLNKKNRLENYHDSLQIKEDAQSMFDLGLLDLQTKAEIETLYWEICKEVVNLYNGAKQVPEEIRKLRESLSDQYLCNFSVFQSLIDHWGLGQIFPVVPITMLHEKPDSRGFLVDITCDSDGKICSFLTGEEKHQSSIPLHSLDSKPYLLGIFLVGAYQDIMGDLHNLFGRVNEAHVFIDPDEPDGFYIEETIPALTIGEALSSVQYEPKILENAMKSQVDYAIKQNLLKPNEGMRLLEFYEQGLRRSTYLEIEYNRIFLKASSNLLELE is encoded by the coding sequence ATGCAAGCGAAGAACGCATGGGAAATCAGTCAAGCTCTCAATACCTATCAGATACCTAGATGGGGAGCAGGCTACTTTTCTATCAACAAAGAAGGGAACATTTGTGTGAGACCCGTGCAGGATGCAGGCCCGGAATTAGACTTGTACAAGGTGGTCCAGCAAGCCTTTACCAGAAAATTAAATTTTCCCCTCCTACTCCGCTTCCAAGATCTATTACGCCACCGAGTCCTGAACCTTAACCAAGCATTTAATGAAGCGATCGAAGAGGCTGGATACAAAGGCAAATACCGGGCAGTCTTCCCAATAAAAGTTAACCAGCTCCGCGAAGTCATCGAAGAGATTATCGATGCAGGACTGCCATTTCATCATGGACTGGAAGCTGGGAGTAAAGCTGAATTATTCGCTGCCTTGGCCATGCTGAAGGATCCAGAAGCTTTGCTCATTTGTAACGGATTCAAGGACAAGCTTTTTGTGGATGCCATTTTTATGGGACGGAAACTTGGGAAAAAAGTAGTCCAGGTGCTTGAAAAAATGGAAGAACTAGATCTGGTCATTGATGCCATGGGCCGGTTTAAGGTTGATCCTATCATTGGAGTCCGTCTCCAGTTAGCCTCTAAAGGAAGAGGCCACTGGGCTTACTCAAGCGGAGAAGAGGCCAAATTTGGGATCACAACAGCCGAACTGCTACAGGTTATCCAGCGACTGAAAGAAAATGGGCTATCGAACTGTCTGCAGCTCATCCATTTCCATATCGGTTCACAAATCCCCGATATTCTAACAATTAAAAGAGCCGTTAGAGAAGCAGCTAGGTATTATGCTAGGCTCTATCAGCTTGGCTTTCCGATTCAGTACATCGATGTGGGGGGAGGACTCGGCGTGGACTATGACGGCAGTCGTTCTACGGAGTCCAGTATTAACTATTCGCTTCAGGAATATGCGCGGGATGTAGTATATAATATCGCAGAAATCTGTAATGAGGAAAGAGTGCCCCATCCAACGGTTGTGTCTGAAAGTGGGAGAGCGGTCGTTGCGCATCATTCTGTCTTGATTGTCGATGTCCTCGGTTCGATTCAAAAAGTCAAACCACCTTCCCAACAGTCCATTAGCATCAAATCCAAGCACAAGCTTGTTCAGGATCTTTTGGAGATCAAAGCCTTACTGAATAAAAAAAATCGGCTAGAGAACTATCACGATTCTCTTCAGATCAAAGAGGACGCTCAGTCGATGTTTGATCTTGGGCTACTCGATTTGCAAACGAAAGCTGAAATTGAGACCTTGTATTGGGAAATATGCAAAGAAGTGGTCAATCTTTACAATGGGGCTAAGCAGGTGCCCGAAGAAATTCGTAAGCTTCGGGAGTCGCTAAGCGATCAATACTTATGCAATTTTTCAGTTTTCCAATCCTTGATAGATCACTGGGGCTTAGGTCAAATTTTTCCGGTCGTTCCTATCACGATGCTCCATGAAAAACCAGATAGCCGCGGCTTTCTAGTTGACATTACCTGCGATTCCGATGGAAAGATTTGCTCTTTTCTGACTGGCGAAGAAAAACACCAGTCTTCTATCCCTCTGCATAGTTTAGACTCCAAGCCCTATTTGCTTGGCATCTTTCTTGTAGGCGCCTATCAAGATATTATGGGGGATCTGCACAATCTTTTCGGTAGAGTCAATGAAGCCCATGTGTTCATTGATCCTGATGAGCCGGATGGCTTCTACATTGAAGAAACGATACCAGCCCTGACGATAGGAGAAGCCCTTAGTTCGGTTCAATATGAACCTAAAATCCTTGAAAACGCCATGAAGAGCCAGGTGGATTATGCGATCAAGCAAAACCTTCTCAAACCTAATGAGGGAATGAGGCTTTTGGAATTTTACGAACAGGGGCTCAGAAGATCTACCTATCTAGAGATTGAATACAACCGGATTTTCCTAAAAGCTAGTTCCAACCTGCTTGAGCTGGAATGA
- a CDS encoding YggS family pyridoxal phosphate-dependent enzyme, which translates to MNFSFSASAIQERLEKLQEKIEKAAQKSGRRADAITVVAVTKGFGPEIIETLLKQGILHIGENRVQEARIKKEIIGEKGIWHFIGHLQKNKIKLTAHLFDWVDSLDSLEEATLLSHVAKAIGKTLKVLVQVNTSGESTKHGTTPEQAQALCLAINELPGLELLGLMTIAPLLKEPEKARPFFSLLRKLRDQIETNTNLRLPILSMGMSQDFEVAIEEGATMIRIGTFLLGPRSSPFLKKEDTKTLL; encoded by the coding sequence ATGAATTTTTCTTTTTCTGCTTCTGCAATACAAGAACGGTTAGAAAAACTTCAAGAAAAAATAGAAAAGGCTGCCCAAAAGAGTGGCAGAAGAGCTGATGCGATTACGGTGGTAGCCGTTACTAAAGGATTTGGTCCTGAAATTATTGAAACGCTGCTCAAGCAGGGGATCCTTCATATTGGAGAAAATCGGGTGCAAGAAGCTCGCATTAAAAAAGAGATAATCGGTGAAAAAGGGATTTGGCATTTTATAGGGCATCTTCAGAAAAACAAAATAAAACTGACAGCCCATCTTTTTGACTGGGTTGACTCGCTTGATTCTTTGGAAGAAGCTACTTTGCTATCTCATGTGGCAAAGGCAATTGGGAAAACATTGAAAGTGTTAGTGCAGGTGAATACTTCTGGAGAATCCACTAAGCATGGCACTACTCCTGAGCAGGCTCAAGCTTTGTGTTTGGCCATCAATGAACTGCCTGGACTCGAACTTTTAGGGCTCATGACCATTGCGCCTTTACTCAAGGAGCCTGAAAAAGCTAGACCCTTTTTTAGTCTTCTAAGAAAGCTACGAGACCAGATAGAAACCAACACCAATCTTCGTTTGCCAATTCTCTCTATGGGAATGAGTCAGGACTTTGAAGTGGCAATAGAAGAAGGAGCCACAATGATTAGAATAGGAACCTTTCTTCTTGGTCCGCGCTCAAGCCCTTTTCTTAAAAAAGAAGACACCAAGACTTTGCTATAA
- a CDS encoding LysR family transcriptional regulator, whose protein sequence is MQIETLKAFRDLVESRSFSKAAQLNKISQSAVSQQIRSLEERFGVPLIERGSRKVQLTKEGEILYHASKEIVDIYLKIEAKISEIKASISGLIRVSAIYSVGLHELPYYLKKFLKLYPEVNVRVEYRHSRQVYQDIAEGHSDIGIVAYPSPRKLIKIEPFRKDRLVVICSPSHRFSNLKEVGLEEISKEGFIAFSSDMPTRRELDKLFRDRGLEFRPVMEFDNVETVKRAVEIDAGVAIVPMATITQELKNGTLRMLELSGPPCYRPIGLLYKSGRMLTPAMRKFIELLQKEEIPIEPVDVLKIKNGAPA, encoded by the coding sequence ATGCAAATTGAAACATTGAAAGCTTTTAGAGATCTTGTAGAAAGCCGCAGCTTTAGCAAAGCTGCCCAACTCAACAAGATCAGTCAGTCTGCTGTCAGTCAACAAATCCGTTCTTTGGAGGAACGCTTTGGGGTACCCTTGATTGAAAGGGGAAGCCGGAAAGTTCAGCTGACCAAAGAAGGGGAGATTCTTTATCATGCTTCGAAGGAGATTGTTGACATTTATTTAAAAATAGAGGCGAAGATCTCTGAAATCAAGGCTTCTATTTCAGGGCTTATTCGGGTTTCAGCTATTTATAGTGTGGGGCTGCATGAATTGCCTTATTATTTAAAAAAATTTCTTAAACTCTATCCGGAAGTCAATGTGCGAGTGGAATATCGGCATTCCCGTCAGGTCTATCAAGATATAGCCGAAGGCCACAGCGATATTGGCATTGTGGCCTATCCATCGCCTAGGAAGTTGATTAAAATAGAACCATTCCGAAAGGATCGATTGGTAGTGATCTGTAGTCCAAGCCACCGGTTTTCAAATCTTAAAGAAGTAGGGCTCGAAGAAATATCCAAGGAAGGTTTCATCGCCTTTAGTTCAGACATGCCTACACGCAGGGAGCTAGACAAGCTTTTCAGGGATCGTGGCCTTGAGTTTCGTCCTGTAATGGAGTTTGATAACGTGGAAACAGTGAAAAGGGCTGTGGAAATAGATGCGGGGGTTGCTATCGTCCCGATGGCTACCATTACCCAGGAACTCAAAAACGGAACGTTGAGAATGTTAGAGCTTTCTGGTCCTCCCTGTTACCGGCCGATAGGCCTCCTTTATAAATCTGGGAGAATGTTGACTCCCGCCATGAGGAAATTCATAGAACTTCTTCAAAAGGAGGAAATCCCTATAGAGCCAGTGGACGTTTTGAAAATCAAAAATGGGGCACCAGCTTAA
- a CDS encoding RrF2 family transcriptional regulator — MFLTKRSKYALRALLFLAREQARGTILIQEIAEKEKIPKKFLESILLELKNNGLLSSRRGKGGGYALEYSPEKISIGSVIRLIDGPIAPVRCVSQSAYAPCEDCLDEKTCVIRYLMKETRDVIASVLDKTTLQELLQRENKLKAEATEGFVFEI, encoded by the coding sequence ATGTTTTTAACGAAACGTAGTAAATATGCGCTGCGGGCCCTGCTTTTTCTAGCAAGAGAACAGGCAAGAGGAACGATCTTGATCCAAGAAATAGCAGAAAAAGAGAAGATACCAAAAAAATTTCTGGAATCTATTCTTCTAGAACTCAAGAATAACGGGCTTTTAAGTAGTCGCAGAGGCAAAGGTGGGGGCTATGCTCTGGAGTATTCCCCAGAAAAGATTTCGATAGGCTCAGTAATTCGGCTCATCGATGGACCCATTGCGCCAGTTCGCTGCGTTAGCCAGTCGGCATACGCGCCCTGTGAGGATTGCTTGGATGAAAAAACCTGTGTCATCCGATATTTGATGAAAGAAACTCGCGATGTCATAGCCTCGGTTTTAGACAAAACGACCTTGCAGGAACTCTTACAAAGAGAAAATAAACTCAAAGCAGAAGCTACCGAAGGCTTTGTGTTTGAAATTTAG
- a CDS encoding bifunctional nuclease family protein, producing MRNDVIPIEVKGILPSSPNGYAIFLGNEEKVFVINVDSYVGRAIAMAIRGERNERPLTHELMAMIFDSFSINVERVVINELRSNTYFARLLLRAENEVHKKIIEIDARPSDCLTLALQYKCPIYVAEDVWEEVEDMSELLEKMREVQRKQQQEPPEEPPFFGEESK from the coding sequence GTGAGAAATGATGTTATTCCTATTGAGGTTAAAGGGATTTTACCAAGTAGCCCTAATGGATATGCTATATTTTTAGGAAACGAAGAGAAGGTTTTTGTTATAAACGTTGATAGCTATGTTGGCCGGGCAATTGCCATGGCGATTAGAGGAGAAAGAAACGAAAGGCCTCTAACGCATGAACTCATGGCCATGATTTTTGACTCTTTTTCGATCAATGTCGAAAGGGTCGTTATTAACGAATTAAGGAGTAATACCTATTTTGCCAGGCTCCTTTTGCGTGCCGAAAATGAGGTCCATAAAAAAATCATTGAAATCGATGCCAGGCCCAGTGATTGCCTGACCTTAGCATTGCAGTATAAATGTCCAATTTATGTTGCCGAAGATGTTTGGGAAGAAGTCGAGGATATGTCTGAACTTCTTGAAAAGATGAGAGAAGTCCAAAGAAAACAGCAACAGGAACCTCCTGAAGAACCTCCCTTCTTCGGTGAAGAATCTAAATAA